The Geotalea uraniireducens Rf4 genome window below encodes:
- a CDS encoding competence protein CoiA family protein translates to MRYALDIQKRQIEPSYSGQRAICPGCGGEVIGKCGYIVSDHWSHLSGSDCDPWHEPLTKWHLEWQNILKKYRNAQIEAVITKHDISHRADAALPDGTIYELQHSGISPEEIHEREQFYGKKLVWVFDAIEAYVSGRIDLREKENGNYTFRWKHPRKSIAYAQRKVFLDFGLGELFELEWMSKETPCGGKGKLIQSATVADFTIFSD, encoded by the coding sequence ATGCGTTACGCGCTCGACATCCAGAAAAGACAAATCGAACCTTCCTACTCCGGCCAGAGAGCTATTTGCCCCGGTTGCGGAGGAGAAGTTATTGGAAAGTGCGGATATATTGTTTCTGACCATTGGTCTCACCTTTCTGGGTCAGACTGCGACCCTTGGCATGAACCACTAACAAAGTGGCATCTGGAGTGGCAAAACATCCTTAAAAAATACCGAAATGCACAGATAGAGGCTGTAATTACAAAGCATGACATCTCTCATCGTGCAGACGCTGCGCTGCCAGACGGAACAATTTACGAACTGCAACATTCAGGAATCTCACCAGAGGAAATCCATGAAAGAGAACAATTTTACGGCAAAAAACTGGTATGGGTGTTTGACGCAATTGAAGCCTATGTATCCGGGCGAATTGATTTAAGAGAGAAAGAAAACGGAAACTATACTTTTCGCTGGAAGCACCCCCGAAAATCCATAGCCTATGCACAAAGGAAGGTGTTTTTAGACTTCGGACTAGGCGAATTATTTGAACTTGAGTGGATGTCAAAAGAAACTCCTTGTGGTGGCAAAGGAAAACTAATTCAGTCTGCCACGGTTGCCGATTTCACTATATTTTCTGACTAA
- a CDS encoding alkaline phosphatase: MKKAGLFSVYVASAAMVLQLAAPAASLASAAKNIIFMVPDGMGLADVTATRIYKNGLDGAPLNFETLKYIGYQRTYSANSTITDSAPAASAWACGEKFNNGEISFHGDGRPFKPSILELAKKQGKSTGLVATSTITHATPAAFGSHVVSRNCENEIARQFIEVTGVDLLLGGGVDKFKSVKADKCGTKGDFIQEAQDKGYAVAYSKKELDKVVTDGSTKVLGLFNAAGLTPEYTRTPGISEPRLPEMAIAALNVLEKNKHGFFLMVEGSQVDWANHANNYPYQLGEMLAFDEAVKVVRDWISADEDRKENTLLIVVADHDTGGFAINGPQTALLKAGQTVEAGWTTGEHTGVDTLIWSDGPGSKALARAIDNTDIYGVMVKAMAGSKE; this comes from the coding sequence ATGAAAAAAGCAGGTCTATTTTCAGTTTACGTGGCATCGGCAGCCATGGTGCTGCAACTGGCCGCACCGGCCGCCTCCTTGGCCAGCGCGGCAAAGAACATCATCTTCATGGTGCCTGACGGCATGGGGCTTGCCGACGTCACCGCCACACGCATTTACAAGAATGGCCTGGACGGCGCCCCTCTGAACTTTGAGACCCTGAAGTACATTGGCTACCAGCGGACATACTCTGCCAACAGCACCATCACCGATTCCGCGCCGGCAGCCTCCGCCTGGGCCTGCGGCGAGAAGTTCAACAACGGTGAGATCAGTTTCCACGGCGACGGCCGTCCCTTCAAGCCGAGCATCCTCGAACTGGCCAAGAAACAGGGGAAATCCACCGGTCTGGTCGCCACCTCCACCATCACCCACGCCACCCCGGCCGCCTTCGGTTCCCACGTGGTCTCCCGCAACTGTGAAAATGAAATCGCCCGCCAGTTTATAGAGGTGACCGGGGTCGACCTGCTGCTCGGCGGCGGCGTCGATAAGTTCAAATCGGTCAAGGCCGACAAATGTGGGACCAAAGGTGATTTTATCCAGGAAGCTCAGGACAAGGGATATGCCGTGGCTTACAGCAAAAAGGAACTGGACAAGGTGGTTACTGACGGCAGCACAAAGGTCCTCGGGCTCTTCAACGCCGCCGGCCTGACCCCTGAATACACCCGCACCCCTGGAATTTCCGAACCGCGCCTGCCGGAGATGGCCATAGCTGCGCTGAATGTCCTGGAAAAGAACAAGCACGGTTTCTTCCTTATGGTGGAAGGCTCCCAGGTGGATTGGGCCAACCACGCCAACAACTATCCCTATCAACTGGGTGAAATGCTCGCTTTTGACGAGGCAGTAAAGGTCGTCAGGGATTGGATAAGCGCCGATGAAGACCGGAAAGAAAACACCCTGCTGATCGTGGTGGCCGACCATGACACCGGCGGTTTCGCAATAAACGGTCCGCAGACGGCGCTTCTCAAGGCTGGTCAAACGGTGGAGGCGGGGTGGACAACCGGCGAGCACACCGGCGTTGACACCCTTATCTGGAGCGATGGGCCGGGGAGCAAGGCTCTGGCCAGAGCCATCGACAACACCGACATCTATGGCGTGATGGTCAAGGCCATGGCTGGCTCAAAGGAGTAG
- a CDS encoding HEPN/Toprim-associated domain-containing protein, with protein MGTEIEFEIGGASLSWSKNSRGMDHGMLFQAKDRKRLHSDQIDYDYFTENGQDPGLMEMALCRPLKEIVPRIELLGFTLNEVEREYKKCTESWLEQCQMMAHEVEEFSEPDVMTFQEFCAFVAAHPIQTLDHSFISSFDNAESERKIQGRFDAMPEIRRIPYFPSAIDNTYSERSYFAGLVNFMHPYSTLRLLAQNMSNLNADVVWQYGPLVENGWASESEFIPDARRNQTFLIATEGSSDVHIIKHALSLLKHEIADFFRFIDVSERHPFSGTGNLVKFAEGLVKIDVHNQVVFVLDNDAEGFEAYQRISDMNLPPNMRAMMLPTLEEFRAFPARGPEGVTNTDINGRAAAIECYLDLNLHGFEPAKVVWTNYKKELDLYHGALEFKDSYTKAFLKQTAETVSAGNYSVHKLQVVLDALIAECCAVTIEVGRTGLGEI; from the coding sequence TTGGGAACAGAGATTGAGTTTGAAATCGGAGGGGCCAGCCTTAGCTGGAGCAAAAATTCACGCGGCATGGATCACGGTATGCTTTTCCAAGCGAAGGACCGGAAACGCCTCCACTCCGACCAGATTGACTATGATTACTTCACTGAAAATGGTCAGGATCCCGGCCTTATGGAAATGGCTCTTTGTAGGCCGCTCAAGGAGATCGTTCCTCGGATTGAACTCCTTGGTTTCACACTCAATGAGGTAGAACGCGAGTACAAGAAGTGCACTGAAAGCTGGCTTGAACAATGCCAGATGATGGCTCATGAGGTGGAAGAATTTTCAGAGCCGGATGTGATGACGTTCCAGGAGTTTTGTGCATTTGTTGCAGCGCACCCTATCCAAACTCTAGACCATTCATTTATCTCTTCATTCGATAATGCGGAAAGCGAGCGGAAAATCCAAGGCAGATTTGACGCCATGCCGGAAATACGAAGAATTCCTTATTTCCCATCAGCTATCGATAACACGTACTCTGAGCGCAGCTATTTTGCCGGCTTAGTCAATTTTATGCACCCTTACTCCACTCTCCGCCTTCTAGCGCAAAACATGTCAAACCTGAATGCGGACGTTGTGTGGCAGTATGGACCGTTGGTAGAAAATGGCTGGGCAAGCGAAAGTGAATTTATACCTGATGCTCGAAGGAACCAGACTTTTCTGATAGCAACTGAAGGCAGTTCCGATGTCCATATTATCAAGCACGCTCTGTCACTGTTGAAGCATGAAATCGCTGACTTTTTCAGGTTTATTGACGTGAGTGAGCGGCATCCATTCTCAGGTACAGGGAACTTAGTCAAGTTTGCTGAAGGGCTTGTTAAGATTGATGTGCATAATCAGGTAGTTTTTGTGCTCGACAACGACGCCGAGGGTTTCGAAGCATATCAACGCATTTCGGATATGAACCTGCCCCCTAATATGCGAGCAATGATGTTACCGACATTGGAAGAGTTCCGCGCCTTTCCAGCTCGAGGTCCGGAAGGCGTGACTAATACTGATATTAATGGACGTGCGGCCGCGATTGAGTGCTATCTGGACCTTAACCTTCATGGTTTCGAGCCGGCAAAAGTAGTGTGGACTAACTACAAGAAGGAACTCGACCTCTACCACGGTGCTTTAGAATTCAAAGATTCCTATACCAAAGCATTTTTAAAGCAGACTGCCGAAACAGTATCGGCGGGAAACTATTCGGTGCACAAACTTCAAGTTGTGCTCGACGCACTTATCGCTGAATGCTGTGCTGTCACCATAGAGGTAGGAAGAACAGGTCTAGGAGAGATATGA
- a CDS encoding DUF3047 domain-containing protein, with product MPMLIITLMLFLMTTPCSAAEMTVGKFSTEDLSGWNDKPFKGKTTYELAKNDEKNVLKAHSVKAASGLIKKLSVDSKKFPILRWSWKIEHTLKKEDIKTKKGDDFAARVYVVFPRTFFWRMRAINYVWAAKMPKDSFAPSPYTSNSIIVAVESGDEKVGTWVSEERNIYEDYKKMFGEEPPLLGGIAILTDTDNTQDEVTAYYGDIFLQGP from the coding sequence ATGCCGATGCTGATAATCACCCTCATGCTTTTCCTGATGACAACTCCCTGTTCAGCCGCGGAAATGACCGTGGGAAAGTTCAGCACCGAAGATCTATCAGGATGGAACGACAAGCCCTTCAAGGGAAAAACCACCTACGAACTTGCCAAGAACGACGAAAAGAACGTGCTCAAGGCCCACAGCGTCAAGGCTGCGTCAGGGCTCATAAAAAAACTGAGCGTTGACAGCAAGAAGTTTCCGATTCTCCGCTGGTCATGGAAGATTGAGCATACGCTGAAAAAGGAAGACATTAAGACCAAAAAGGGTGACGACTTTGCCGCCAGGGTCTACGTGGTCTTTCCCCGCACCTTCTTCTGGCGGATGCGGGCCATCAACTACGTCTGGGCAGCCAAAATGCCGAAAGACTCTTTCGCACCGAGCCCCTACACATCCAACTCAATCATTGTCGCAGTGGAATCAGGGGATGAAAAAGTGGGAACCTGGGTCAGTGAAGAGCGGAATATTTACGAAGATTACAAGAAAATGTTCGGCGAAGAGCCGCCACTGCTCGGAGGTATCGCCATCTTGACCGATACCGACAACACCCAGGACGAAGTGACGGCATACTACGGGGATATATTTCTGCAAGGGCCGTAG
- a CDS encoding IS4-like element ISGur4 family transposase, whose translation MRPFKRLKQRRKSRAFKLLLTPIFERFKSDNELESRGYRPLQMTFDDQLKALIFYHLEEFSSGSELLQALDQDDFAKECVAPPKGIKKSSFFEAINNRGLEQLSEVFGHLVKQAGRVLPDEYAHLGNLVSIDGSLIDAVLSMEWADYRSGSKKAKAHIGFDINRGIPRKIFLTDGKEGERPFVDKIIDKGETGVMDRGYQSHNHFDQWQAAEKFFVCRIRENTHKTVIRENAVNPDSIVFYDQIVLLGTKGINQTEKELRLVGYRIDGKDYWVATNRYDLTAEEVAQVYKLRWNIETFFGWWKRHLKVYHLIARSEYGLMVQILGGLITYLLLAIYCREQHQEPVSISRVRELRNQIANEAAAEQQSRRTRIQGNSNKIRQLKRKKRRAKT comes from the coding sequence ATGCGACCGTTCAAACGACTGAAACAAAGACGAAAATCACGCGCTTTCAAATTGCTTCTTACCCCGATTTTTGAGAGATTCAAGTCAGATAATGAACTTGAATCCAGGGGGTATCGCCCGTTGCAAATGACTTTCGATGATCAGCTAAAAGCCCTGATCTTTTATCACTTGGAAGAGTTCTCTTCCGGGAGCGAACTTCTCCAGGCGCTGGATCAGGATGACTTCGCCAAGGAATGTGTTGCTCCCCCCAAGGGAATCAAAAAGAGCTCTTTCTTTGAGGCAATCAACAACCGTGGTCTTGAACAGCTTTCCGAGGTATTCGGGCATCTTGTCAAGCAAGCAGGCAGAGTGCTTCCCGATGAATATGCTCACCTTGGCAATCTGGTATCCATAGACGGTTCTTTGATAGATGCTGTTCTATCTATGGAATGGGCAGATTACCGAAGCGGCTCTAAGAAGGCCAAGGCCCATATCGGCTTCGATATCAACCGTGGTATTCCAAGGAAGATATTCCTGACCGACGGTAAAGAGGGTGAGCGCCCCTTTGTTGATAAGATCATCGACAAAGGCGAAACCGGTGTCATGGATCGTGGGTATCAGTCTCATAATCACTTTGACCAGTGGCAGGCCGCCGAGAAGTTTTTTGTCTGCCGTATCAGGGAGAATACACACAAAACCGTCATCAGAGAGAATGCCGTAAATCCTGACAGTATTGTCTTCTATGACCAGATAGTACTTCTCGGCACCAAAGGTATAAACCAGACTGAGAAAGAGCTGCGCCTTGTTGGTTACCGTATTGACGGCAAGGACTACTGGGTAGCAACCAACAGATACGACCTGACGGCTGAAGAAGTGGCCCAGGTTTATAAACTGCGCTGGAACATAGAGACCTTCTTCGGTTGGTGGAAACGCCACCTAAAGGTGTATCACCTGATTGCCAGAAGCGAATATGGTCTCATGGTTCAAATACTTGGTGGTCTCATCACCTATCTGCTGCTAGCCATCTATTGCCGTGAGCAGCACCAGGAGCCAGTCAGCATTAGCAGGGTACGAGAATTACGCAATCAGATTGCAAATGAAGCAGCAGCCGAACAGCAGAGCCGTCGCACAAGAATACAAGGTAACTCAAACAAAATTAGACAGTTGAAACGTAAGAAACGTCGTGCAAAAACCTAA
- a CDS encoding YtxH domain-containing protein, which produces MDDRNNNAVVGALMLVAGGIIGAGAALLFAPQSGKRTRRDIVRYAKKAKHKAEGVVDDFSAQVSDMVETVGDKAEEILDKGSDMAYEAKKDLLKAIEKGQDRLEKQRSRLAKLIG; this is translated from the coding sequence ATGGACGATAGAAACAATAATGCCGTAGTTGGTGCGCTTATGCTCGTGGCAGGCGGAATAATCGGCGCGGGCGCAGCTCTTTTGTTTGCTCCGCAGTCGGGGAAGAGGACACGGCGGGATATAGTGCGCTATGCAAAAAAGGCAAAACACAAAGCAGAAGGTGTGGTGGATGACTTCTCTGCTCAAGTCTCCGATATGGTCGAAACGGTCGGCGACAAGGCTGAAGAGATCCTCGACAAGGGCTCCGACATGGCCTATGAGGCGAAGAAAGACCTTCTGAAAGCCATCGAAAAGGGGCAGGACAGGTTGGAGAAACAGCGCAGCCGGCTGGCAAAGCTGATCGGCTGA
- a CDS encoding Lcl domain-containing protein encodes MRQPFFYRQPRTPTPPRFTVSDGAVTDNLTGLIWLQNANCFGGQTWAAALASGNNLASGACGLTDGSTAGQWRLPTRLEMESLVDRSTYNPALPDNHPFINVQAFYYWSSSTYGYFYTDFAWGVNMYDGGVSNTLYKTNSNYFIWPVRGGQFGNSVISVLPASIAFGTSNQVVTISNTAPGGSSKLQINAIGLRGTNPSQFSINPGDGTGGTCGSTTPILTPGASCTVTVSFTPSSLGTKSATLRVSGSDVNAPNTDTPLSGTGFTVTGSVSGGNGSISSANPTYVANGATASFTLAPAATYQPSTTVSGTCPVGSFNGNSYTTGAITSDCTVGFSFVKNTYPLTITFTGTGGGTVAVQPNPPATDCTGTCSQSIRIGTAVTLAPAANNGSSFTGWSGACTGTGVCQVTMDTAKSATATFTYAPAKVADNFYTTVGAALLSDVLDGGTLQLQSMDLTETIVFNRSVSFSLQGGYDPLFTSINNATVIHGSIAISAGTVNIDNIVIM; translated from the coding sequence TTGCGGCAGCCCTTTTTTTATCGTCAGCCCCGGACGCCCACTCCACCACGTTTCACCGTCTCTGATGGTGCGGTCACCGACAACCTGACCGGACTGATCTGGCTGCAGAATGCCAACTGTTTTGGAGGCCAGACATGGGCGGCTGCGCTTGCCAGCGGCAATAATCTGGCAAGCGGCGCCTGCGGCCTGACCGACGGCTCCACTGCCGGTCAGTGGCGACTGCCGACACGGCTGGAGATGGAGAGCCTGGTGGATAGGTCAACGTACAATCCAGCGTTGCCAGACAACCATCCATTCATCAATGTCCAGGCTTTCTACTACTGGTCGTCCAGTACCTACGGCTATTTTTATACAGACTTCGCCTGGGGCGTCAATATGTACGATGGCGGCGTGAGCAACACCCTCTATAAGACGAACAGCAACTACTTTATCTGGCCCGTTCGTGGCGGACAGTTCGGTAATTCGGTCATTTCGGTTCTTCCCGCATCGATAGCTTTCGGTACCAGTAATCAGGTCGTCACTATCAGCAACACTGCCCCTGGCGGCTCCAGCAAGCTGCAAATCAATGCAATCGGACTGCGAGGGACCAACCCCAGCCAGTTCAGCATCAACCCCGGAGACGGTACCGGTGGCACCTGCGGCAGCACCACGCCGATCCTCACCCCCGGTGCCTCCTGCACCGTCACGGTCAGCTTCACCCCGTCAAGCTTAGGGACAAAGAGCGCCACCCTGCGCGTCTCCGGGAGTGACGTGAATGCCCCCAACACCGATACCCCCCTGAGCGGAACGGGATTCACCGTCACAGGTAGCGTCAGCGGCGGCAACGGCAGCATCTCCTCTGCTAACCCCACCTATGTGGCGAACGGCGCCACTGCCTCCTTCACCCTCGCACCTGCCGCCACATACCAGCCTTCTACCACCGTAAGCGGCACCTGTCCGGTCGGCTCTTTCAACGGCAATAGCTACACCACCGGCGCGATTACGTCGGACTGCACAGTCGGTTTTTCTTTCGTGAAGAACACCTATCCATTGACTATAACCTTCACTGGCACAGGCGGCGGTACAGTGGCTGTGCAGCCAAACCCGCCGGCCACCGACTGTACCGGCACGTGCAGTCAGTCTATACGCATCGGCACTGCGGTGACCCTTGCTCCCGCCGCCAACAACGGTTCATCGTTCACCGGCTGGTCCGGAGCATGCACAGGTACCGGCGTGTGCCAAGTAACCATGGACACGGCAAAGAGCGCTACAGCGACATTCACATACGCCCCGGCAAAAGTCGCCGACAATTTTTACACTACGGTTGGCGCGGCATTATTATCCGATGTTCTTGACGGCGGTACATTACAATTGCAAAGTATGGACTTAACAGAGACCATAGTGTTCAACCGTTCTGTTTCTTTCTCTCTTCAGGGCGGGTATGACCCTTTGTTCACATCTATCAACAATGCAACCGTTATACATGGCTCCATTGCAATAAGTGCCGGAACGGTGAACATCGACAACATCGTGATCATGTAG
- a CDS encoding IS256 family transposase, whose amino-acid sequence MTINTDVIDDLLKHYKTPEEILGENGLLKQLTKAVLQRALQAEMTLHLGHEKHASVSAKGGNARNGSSAKTIKGDFGTMPIEVPRDRDSSFEPVIIPKGQTRFAEFDDKIISLYSRGLTTREIQGHLEEIYGVEVSPALISIVTEAVAEEVKTWQNRPLDALYPIVYMDAIRVKARGNGHVVNKAVYLAIGINTDGAKEVLGMWVSENEGAKFWLQVVTELKNRGVQDIFIACVDGLKGFPEAIETVFPNTQVQLCIVHMVRNSLKFVSWKQRKEVAADLKVIYQSATAEQAEMELTAFEAKWDKTHPTIGQSWRRNWEQITPFFAYPADIRKVIYTTNAIESLNMSLRKVTKNRGSFPNDEAMLKLLYLALKNIAKKWTLPIRDWKAAMNRFSILFEDRMPSY is encoded by the coding sequence ATGACTATTAACACCGACGTAATCGACGACCTGCTCAAACATTACAAGACCCCCGAAGAGATTCTAGGGGAAAACGGGCTGCTGAAGCAATTGACCAAGGCTGTTCTTCAGCGGGCGCTCCAGGCTGAAATGACACTGCATCTCGGCCACGAGAAGCATGCTTCCGTTTCCGCCAAGGGTGGCAATGCACGCAATGGCTCGTCGGCAAAGACCATCAAAGGCGATTTCGGCACCATGCCGATTGAGGTCCCTCGTGACCGGGATAGCAGCTTTGAACCAGTCATCATTCCCAAGGGCCAAACCCGGTTCGCCGAGTTCGATGATAAGATTATCTCTCTGTACTCCCGCGGGCTTACCACTCGTGAGATCCAGGGACACTTGGAGGAAATCTACGGTGTTGAGGTATCCCCCGCCCTGATTTCAATAGTGACTGAAGCAGTAGCTGAAGAGGTCAAAACCTGGCAGAACCGCCCGTTGGATGCGCTTTATCCCATCGTCTACATGGATGCCATCAGGGTCAAAGCCAGAGGCAATGGCCATGTTGTGAACAAGGCTGTCTATCTGGCCATCGGCATCAACACAGACGGCGCCAAAGAAGTTCTGGGAATGTGGGTTTCCGAGAACGAAGGTGCCAAGTTCTGGCTTCAGGTTGTTACCGAACTAAAGAACCGTGGTGTCCAGGACATCTTCATTGCCTGCGTTGACGGCCTAAAGGGGTTCCCTGAGGCCATAGAGACCGTTTTCCCGAACACTCAGGTCCAGCTTTGCATCGTCCACATGGTACGCAACTCTTTGAAATTCGTCTCGTGGAAGCAGCGTAAAGAGGTCGCTGCTGATCTGAAGGTAATCTACCAGTCGGCGACAGCAGAGCAGGCCGAAATGGAACTGACGGCATTTGAGGCGAAGTGGGATAAAACGCACCCGACTATCGGCCAGTCATGGCGCCGGAACTGGGAGCAAATCACGCCTTTTTTCGCTTATCCTGCTGATATCAGAAAGGTTATCTATACCACCAACGCCATTGAATCCCTGAATATGTCGCTCAGAAAGGTGACCAAAAACCGGGGTTCGTTTCCCAATGACGAGGCAATGCTCAAGCTACTTTATCTGGCGCTGAAAAACATCGCGAAGAAATGGACCCTGCCGATCAGGGACTGGAAGGCTGCGATGAATCGCTTTTCCATCCTTTTTGAAGACAGAATGCCAAGCTATTAA
- a CDS encoding transposase → MARKPRIHLPGGLYHVIFRSNGGQPVFLTEDDRYRFYLLLQEGTCRFGYRVHAFCLMTNHIHIALQAGDIPLSRGMHNLSFRYTRWINWREKRTGHLF, encoded by the coding sequence ATGGCACGTAAACCACGCATCCATCTCCCCGGTGGACTTTACCACGTCATTTTCCGGAGTAACGGCGGTCAGCCCGTTTTCCTCACTGAAGATGACCGTTACCGTTTCTACCTCCTCCTCCAGGAAGGGACTTGTCGGTTTGGCTACCGCGTTCACGCTTTCTGTCTCATGACCAATCATATCCATATCGCCTTGCAGGCCGGCGATATTCCCCTATCACGCGGCATGCACAATCTCTCATTCCGCTATACCCGCTGGATCAACTGGCGGGAAAAAAGAACCGGCCATCTTTTCTAA
- a CDS encoding C45 family autoproteolytic acyltransferase/hydolase has product MLRQTAYRLLACCMLFMVSACGDSDSGSSSAVVANQVVLEKSVSDSYQEVRHIVLRGTNQEIGRAIAQLSNDYYQVPPMSFDSLQYKNSRNSYIQQHFPALAERQKGVAAYYGWGDSDLHDSSALWYDMQPVNCSAIFFPKTVTANGHSFQARNMDFYTVDMYEFLNPGHPGKGNKLFSRNFVMETYPQDGGYASLVVGTLDLLNGAYDGFNEYGLTISGLVDQNLGSDPKNLVPLADLERVDGLSYLQMVRVILEGARTVAEARQLVSNLKVYFPMDGIHFLIGDRNGNALILEFSEKDLSPRFVDPPYPGPTIMTNHSVFKTPTINTFPTIDYTQSYNTYYRYIRLYDYLQASVFHKYTPDDGLYAMSLVYGFVDDASEGTAKPLPLRTVWSLVMDVDDLSMKIKFYTVDNNTFKTPIFTDTYTFRLQK; this is encoded by the coding sequence ATGTTAAGACAAACTGCTTACCGGCTCCTGGCCTGTTGTATGTTGTTCATGGTATCCGCCTGTGGCGATTCCGATTCCGGCAGCTCTTCAGCGGTGGTTGCCAACCAGGTGGTTCTCGAAAAGTCTGTCAGCGACAGTTATCAGGAGGTCAGGCACATCGTACTGCGGGGCACCAATCAGGAGATCGGCAGGGCGATTGCCCAGCTGTCCAACGACTATTACCAGGTACCCCCCATGTCATTTGATTCGCTGCAGTACAAGAACAGTAGAAACAGCTACATCCAGCAACATTTCCCGGCTTTGGCCGAGCGGCAGAAAGGTGTTGCCGCCTACTACGGCTGGGGCGACAGCGACTTGCATGACAGTAGCGCCCTCTGGTACGACATGCAGCCGGTCAACTGTTCCGCCATCTTTTTCCCCAAAACCGTCACCGCTAACGGTCATTCGTTCCAGGCTCGCAACATGGATTTCTACACGGTCGACATGTATGAGTTCTTGAACCCGGGACATCCCGGAAAAGGGAACAAGCTGTTCTCCCGCAATTTTGTCATGGAGACGTACCCGCAGGATGGGGGGTATGCGTCACTTGTGGTCGGCACCTTGGACCTGCTGAACGGGGCCTATGACGGCTTCAACGAATACGGCCTTACCATTAGCGGGCTCGTCGACCAAAATTTGGGGAGTGATCCGAAGAATCTTGTGCCCCTGGCAGATTTGGAAAGGGTAGATGGACTGAGCTACCTGCAAATGGTCAGGGTCATACTTGAGGGGGCGCGCACGGTTGCAGAGGCCAGGCAGCTTGTTTCCAATCTCAAGGTCTACTTTCCCATGGACGGCATCCATTTTCTGATCGGCGACCGTAACGGCAATGCCCTTATTCTGGAGTTTTCCGAGAAGGATCTTTCCCCCCGCTTTGTAGATCCGCCTTATCCCGGTCCAACCATCATGACCAATCATTCAGTCTTTAAAACGCCGACCATTAATACCTTCCCCACGATCGACTATACGCAATCGTATAACACCTACTATCGCTATATACGTCTGTACGATTATCTGCAGGCATCGGTTTTTCATAAGTATACGCCTGACGACGGGCTGTATGCCATGAGCCTGGTATATGGTTTCGTCGATGACGCATCTGAAGGGACGGCAAAGCCGTTGCCGCTGCGCACGGTCTGGTCGTTGGTGATGGACGTGGACGATCTGAGCATGAAGATCAAGTTTTATACCGTAGACAATAACACTTTTAAAACGCCGATCTTTACGGACACATATACCTTCAGGCTGCAGAAATAA
- a CDS encoding transposase yields the protein MKFAKDRRRWHSWLFEAKKRFGLRILNYVVTSNHIHLLVIDSGPDVIPKSLQLIAGRTAQEFNHRKDRKGAFWEDRYHATAVERNEHLIRCLVYIDLNMVRAGVVSHPVEWEMNGYNEIQNPPERYGVIDMSGLRNLCGFTDPEQFAEQHRQWVHEAINNGKNQRESCWTESIAVGSSGFIEETKAKLGIKAAGRRIAEQQEDRFVLKEEHAPYNAGFRNQMGLLSPENSYFLDVSLLDFAS from the coding sequence TTGAAATTCGCAAAGGATAGACGGCGCTGGCATTCCTGGCTCTTTGAAGCCAAAAAGCGTTTTGGCTTGAGGATTCTCAACTACGTGGTTACCTCGAATCATATCCACCTTTTGGTGATCGATAGTGGGCCGGATGTTATTCCAAAGAGCCTTCAACTGATTGCCGGGAGGACTGCCCAGGAGTTCAATCATCGAAAAGACCGTAAGGGAGCATTCTGGGAGGACCGTTATCATGCAACGGCTGTTGAGCGGAATGAACATCTGATTCGCTGCCTTGTTTACATCGATCTGAATATGGTTCGTGCCGGTGTGGTAAGCCATCCCGTTGAGTGGGAGATGAACGGATACAACGAGATCCAGAATCCGCCTGAACGATACGGGGTGATTGATATGTCCGGACTACGGAACCTTTGCGGATTTACAGACCCCGAGCAATTTGCAGAGCAGCATAGGCAGTGGGTTCATGAGGCAATCAACAATGGCAAAAATCAGCGGGAAAGTTGCTGGACAGAGAGCATCGCTGTTGGCAGTTCAGGTTTTATTGAAGAAACCAAGGCCAAGCTTGGCATAAAGGCGGCAGGGAGAAGGATCGCAGAACAACAGGAAGACCGGTTTGTACTAAAAGAAGAACATGCACCTTACAACGCCGGTTTTCGCAACCAAATGGGACTTCTAAGCCCAGAAAACAGCTATTTTTTGGACGTTTCTCTTTTAGATTTCGCGAGTTAG